The Pyxidicoccus sp. MSG2 DNA segment CTACATGGTGGACCGGTATGTCACGCACTCCATGCCGCCCGGCCCGCACTCACCGCCGCCCGTGCGGGTCCGCGAAGAGGCGAACGGAGCCTACGTCGACAGGCTCTGCAGGGCGGCCGGCGGCACGCTCATACCGCTGGAGCTCGAGCTGCAAGACAACTGGCTCCGCGACATGTTCTACGGCGGTTGCTCCAGGGGGCCGACCATGGACGAGCCCATTCTCCAGATCGTTCGCTGCCCGTCGACCCGCGGGCGCAAGGGTGAGGCTGCCGCGTACGAGCTGATGCGGAGGCTCCACGTCAACCTGGACCATGGCTGGGCCGAGCCCATCGCCCCCCGCGACCTCCAGAGCGACCTCGACTCCGGAGGCAACCTCCTCTGCTCGCCGCCCGTGGACGGGCACCCGTTCGGGCGCATCGTCTACGGGCATGACGACAACCGCCCGATGAGCGCGGATATCGTGCGTTTCCTCTGCGCGCAGGACGCGCAGGCGCCCTTCCGCCTCGACACCTCGTGGCTCCAGGTCGGGCACATCGACGAAGTGCTCACATTCATCCCGTGGCCCCAGGGCAAGGACCCGGTCAAGACGTCGTCCCACGGCTTCCGCGTGCTCGTGGCGAGCCCCGCGACCGCGCTCACGCTGCTCCAGCGAAGCGCGGGGGAGAACCTGCTGTTCCACGGCTTCCACCAGCAACAAGAGGCCGCGCTCGTCATCCCCGACGCGCTCCGCGAGCAGAAGATGCTCGACATGAAGGACTTCTCCGCGGCACAGGTCCTCCAGTCGAAGGTGCTCACCGCCGCGGCCGAGGAAATCGAGCCCATCCTCGAGGGCATCGTCGCGACGCTGATAGAGCAGCTCGGCATCCGGCCCGAGGACGTGATGCGCATGCCGGTGCTCTTCCACAGGTATGGGGCCGTCCCGCGCGAAGCGGCGGCCATCAAGAAATTGGCCGCGGAGCACCCCATGTTCGGCGGCGTCCCGGAGAAACAGCAGCGGAAGGCGCACGTCGCGTTCACGCCCAACGTCGTCAACATGCTGGTCATGACGGGCGACGACGGGCGCGCCCAGCTCCTCATCCCCAAGCCGTTCGGCCCAAGCTCGGGCAAGCACGACATGTACGGCTGCTCGTTCGAGGCCTACATCGCCTACCTGCTCGCGCCCTCGGGCAATACGCTCGCCTTCGTCGACGACTTCGCGGCGTGCCACCTGCACACGGGCGAAATCCACTGCACCACGTTCGAGGTGCGGAAGGCCCCGGAGAACCCCGCCTTCTGGGCGCGCAAGCAGGGCAGCGGCACGGTGAGCCCCGCGAGCGACAGCGGCGGCAAGCCGGCGCCCAAGCGCGCGCCGCCACCGGCCTCCTCTTCGGGCTCGACATGGCGCGCCACGCTGAACGACGGCGAGTACCTGGACGACGAGGTCATGCGCCGCTTCTACGCCGACATCCGGCGGCGCGTCCCGGCAGGCGTGCAGCTCATTGACCCCGCCAACTCGTACATGATTCTCAACAACGTGAATGAGGTCGAGGCGGCCGCCGAGCTGGCTGCGCTGACCCAGAACGACGCCGCGCTCGTGTTCTTCCCGGTCAACAACAACCGCAACAGCGCCAGGCAGGGCGGCACCCACTGGACGCTCATCGTGTACACCCGCGCGCAGAACCAGTTCGACTACTACGACTCCCTCAACCGGGCCCCGGACGCCGCCGCGAACGCCGCCCACGCGCGGCTCCAGGAGCTCTACCAGTCGCAGGCCGTCCTCACGCGGCGGCTGGCGCCCCAGCAGCAGGAGTCCGAGTGCGGGGTGTACGTGCTGCTCATCACCGAGCACCTCGCCGTCAGCCACGCGAACGCTGCTGCACCGAACGTCCCCGGGCTCGCCAACATCCAGAACCCGCGACAGCGGATCCGCGATGCCCTGCCGTAGAGGGAGCCGGAGCACTGTTCAAGTATATCCTGGCCGCTGCCTCCGGCCCCGCGCTCGCCCCTCCGCACCTGCTTGACGTCTGCCCGCCCGTGCTCAACGAGAGCGCGAGCCTGAGTCGCTCCTGGAAGGCCATCCCGGCTCGGTATCTTGCGGCCGGCGTGCCGCCCCTCTTCCAGGAGCGCCCGGGCTCACGCGCCCCTGGGCGCTGCATGCCGGAACGCAGCTGCGTCCCCGGAGGACGCGTCCCCGGAGGCTCGCACCGCTCATCCCGGCGTGGGTCCACGCGGTACGGCGCTTGCTCCAGCGGCCTGGCGCACGTCCCGGCGGCTGCTTTTAGCGGTTCCCCATGATTGGAGACGCCAAGGCGGGTGATGCCGGGAAGGGGCCCCTCCTCAATGCCCTGAACGCCGTGAGGACACCGAATCACCGAACCCAGGAGCTGACATGCGACTGCAGTACCTCAATCCCAGAGCCCCCGTCTTCCAGGATGCCGCAGGCCAACGCACGGTGGTTCCGATGGAGCGCCTCGCCGCGGTTCCAACCGCCTCGGAGCTGACCCTCTCCTCGTTCAAGGCGGAGCAGTTCAACGCCTCCATCATGCTGGAGCTGGGCTTCTCGTCGATGCAGGGCCGCAGCGACAGCACCTACGACTTCTACATGTTCGCCTTCTCGTTCGCCTCGCCCATGCTGAGCATCGAGAACGTGCAGGGCATCGACCGGGCCTTCGAGTACGGAACGTCGGCCCGCATCGCCATCAGCGTGGCGCGGACCACGGCCACCGCCTCGCTCAACCTGGCCGGGCTGGCGGCCTCCGCCAGTGTCCAGGGCGTGAAGTCCTCCGTCGAGGCGCAGTTCACGGGCATGGACCTCAAGCTCTCCACCCGGCTCGGCAACTACATCACCCTGGGCGCGCCCTTCGACGCGACGATGATGAACAACATCGGGAAGATGACGGCGGACTTCCAGAACAGCGTCGCCACCAACCCCGAGTGGATTCTCCCCGACCGGCTCTCGAGCGCGGACCTCATCTCCGACGCGGGCGGCAACTACCTGCAGGCCATCTCGTCCGCCTACGCCATCCACCGCATCACCCAGGGAGACACCCTCCAGTCCGCGCTGAACCGGCTCTCCAGCAAGGTGTCCTCGAACAGCCGGGGCTACGCCTACGAGGAGGTGAGCACCTGGCTCACCCAGGCGGTCTACTACCAGATCAGCGGAGGGGACCCCTTCGGGCCGCTGGCGTCGTCGACCAAGACGAAGGCGCATCAAATCTACGACAACACGCAGGCCACCTGACCCCGAGGCCCCCCATGACAACCACCAACTCCGCCATCGTCCCGGTCAGTCCCAACCTCATCAACAACAACCAGGGCCAGGGCATCATCGCGTCGCTGGCCGGGCTCGCCCCCATGAGCCAGGTCCTGGTCGACCTTCCCGCGCCCCAACTGCCGCAGAATGCTCCCGTCCGCCTGGTGTCCCAATTCGCCAGCGCCTCGGCCGTCATCGACGCGGGCTTCGGCGGCGTCGTGAAGTTCAACGCCGATGCGTCCGCCACCTACGTCCTCGGGGACATCCGCGCCATCGTCCAGCGGCCCGGCCGCACCGGCGGCATCATCCTGAGCGAGACCTGGGGCATCTCGTACCGCTTCACGCTCAAGGCGTGGAAGCTCAAGACGACGACCAACATGACGCTGGCCACCATCGCCGCGGACTGCACCGTCAGCGGCTCGGGCTCGGCCTTCCAGGCGTCCGTCATCGGAATCGACGCCGCGGCGCTGCTGCGCGAAGTCCCGGGCCTGACGACGGTGATGGGTCCCTTCGACATGGACAAGTACCAGGAGCTGGGCATGGTCCAGACGCAGCTCGGCGAGTACATCCAGGACAACGTCGCGGCCCTGCGGCCCCAGTTGCTGGAGGTCGAGGTGGACCTGTCGAAAGTCACCGCGCCGTACGCCAACTCCCCGTCCACGCTGCTGGGCATGTCGGGCGTCCAGAACGGGAAGACGGAGCAGCAGGCGTGGGCCAAGCGCCCGACGCCCGACAAGCTGCCAGCGGGCATGTCCGTCGACGAGGCGCTGGTCAAGGACATGTACTACGCGCTCGGCGTCGACGACAGCCAGCCGACCTCGTCCCAGAAGGCGGCCGCCGCGAAGTCGACGTTCCGCGGCGAGTAGTCCGTCCGTACCACGCGGCGCCATCTCCGGCGCGGAGTGGGAGGCCGGGCTTCGTGGCTTGAAGCCCGGCCGGGAGCTCAGGTGGAGGGAAGCGTGAGCTCCGGGACGCGCTCAGCTCGCGCGGGCCCGCGTGCGCGCCTTGCACGCCGCCCGCGCATGGCCCTCTGGCGCAGCGGTCTTCGCGCCGTACAGCCGCTCGTAGTCCTTCATGCCCGTCCTACGCTCGCGCCCAGGGTGACGAGAAGCTCGTCCAGTTGCTGGAACGTCTCGACCAGCGCCTCCGCCGCCCCGGTGCCGGCAGCGTCGAGAGCTTCCTTCGAGGGGTAGAGCTCGCTCACGACCAGCAGCGTCTTGCCCCCTTTTTCCTCGAAGGTCACCGTGGTGACGGACTCATTGTCACCACCTTCCTCATTGGTCCAGACGAGGCGCGAGTGCGGTGTCACTTCTTTGTACGTACCGAAGAACGCCATCCCTTGGCCGAACACCAGACGGTACTTGCCCCCGGTACGCACATCCATCTCGCAGGAAACCAGGGTCATTCCCATCGACTTCGGCACCCACCACTTCTTGAACAGCTCGGGCTTTGTCCACGCCTCGAACACGATGCGTGCCGGACCATTGAAAGTTCGAGTGACGACGGTCTCACGCTCGGACTTCCGTTCCACAGTCGTGCGGTTCTTCATGGGTGTGGGCTCACTCTCTCTTCTTGCGTCCATCGACCTGCTCCTTCCGTTTCAATTCCTCGACAACCCTGTCCAACTCGTCGAAGCGTGCGTCCCAGAGCTGGCGGTACCTCTCGAGCCATGCCATCTCTTCCTCCAGTCGGCGCGGGCCGATCTTGCAGGTCCGCACACGCCCGACCTTCTCCGTGATCACGAGCCCGGCCCGCTCCAGGACACCGACGTGCTTCTTCATGCCCGTGAGGGTCATGTTGAACTTCTCGGCGAGGTCCGTGATCGAGGCCTCCGCACGCCCGAGCTGCTCCAGAACACCGCGTCGGGTGGCGTCGGAGAGCGCGGCGAACGAAGCATCGAGGCCGGCATTTGCATACTGAACCATGTGGTTCAGTGTCTAGCACTCGGATGGCTGGCACGCAAGGGCAGTTCGAGCGCGCGCTGCTTGAACAGTTCGCGGTGGTGCCGTCGGAGCATCAGAAAAATGGGAGGCCGGTTGAAGGTGGGGGCTGGAGCGGAGGGGCCGAGGAGGGCCGCGGACGGGAGCCGCCCGAGCTGTGTGCCCCCTGTGTCAGAGATGTTGTCGCCTCGGCCGCGCGCGCCTCACTCACGCGCCTTGACGCGCTGTCGATGGTGGCCTTGACCCGCTCATGACGCAGCGACCGGGTTTTGGGTAGGCACAGCCCCTGACCTTCCTGGCCGCACCGCTGGTGCCGGCGAGCTGGCTGCCGGAGCGGCGGGCCGCGAGGGTGTCTCCCCGCGTGACGATGTCCGCGAGCTGAGGCGTCCGCGGGCCGCGGTGAGGGACCCGACGCGCTCGGCGGCCGGGCCTATGGCCGCGTGACGTGCACGAGGCTCGTCATCGCGTCCACGTACAGGGTCGTGTCGTCGGCATACAGCGGCAGCAGCGGAGTGACCGATACCTGGTTCAGCTTCGTCTTTCGGAGCTGCTGCGTGGCCGGATCCTTGAACACGGCGTACGGGACATCCTGGATGACGTAGGGCTCGCCATCCACGTGGCCGATGAGCATCAATACATGACCGGGAACGACGATGAGGTCACCCACCTGCGCTTGAGCCAGCGCGCGCAGCCGCTCGGCGTGCGAGTCCTGCGCCGTGAAGAGGCGGTGGTTCAGCGCCACGCTCTTCCCCTGCATCCCGGAGTTGGGCGGCAGAAACAGCCCCAGGCTGCGATACACTTCGCTGGTCAGGCCGCTGCAGTCGCGCGCATTGAACTGGTGCCCCCAGCCGTAGCGCTCGCCGAGGAACTTGAACGCCTGACGGAGGATGTTGGCACGTGTCAGCGGCAGATAGCCCGGCGCGGTGTCGGCGGAACGGCGCAGCAGCGCGCTCTGGAAGGCCAGTGTGCCGTCCTGCTCGCGCACCGGCAGCAACACCGGCCACGACGCATAGCTGCTGGCGCCGTTGACGGGCTCGCCGGGTGCCACGTCGGCCCGTGGCAGGGCGGCCCCCATGTCGAGCTCGAGCTCGGACACCCCTGGTGCTTCCGGCGTGAAGACCGTGCGCACCTGGTCGCCCGTGACGACACGCCCGGGCGCTTTCGCCACGTACGAGAACACCGTGTCCGCCGTGCCTTCCGCGACATCTCCGCGCCGGACCCACGCGGGGCCCTGGGTCGTCAGGACGAACAGCCATTGCTGGTCCGCGCTGTGGTGCGCGATGACGACCGGCTCGCCTGGGAACAGGATGCCGGCCTGCAGGCTCTCGTAGTCGCGCAGGTTCTCCTCCGCGAAGAATCGCCGGTCGGACGGCAGTGACCGCAGGGGCGTGCGCCGCACGCTGAGGCCGTAGCGCGCGGTGGAGACTTCGGGGATGTGCTCGGTCGCGGCGTTCTGGCGCAGTTCTTCGAGCATCGCCTCCGTCACCGGTCGGCCCTGTTCGTCGATGGATGCCTGGATGGGCGTCTGCTGCGCATCCTTGACCCAGCCGGCAACCCGCGCCCGCGTCAGCGTGGCCGGGATGCGCTTCAAGTCGACCAGGCCCCCATCCGGACCGAAGGCGCGCATGCGCTTCGCCGCCACCTGGTCGGCATCGAGCAGCACCTCGTCGGGAGACGGCGCGCGGCGGATCCAGAACTCGGGCGACAGCATGTCTTCGCTGAACGCGGGCACCCCGGCCGGAGACACGGCGAGCGCCGACGGCGCGGCGCAGGCGGCAAGGCTGGCGGTGGTCCCCATCACCGCGAGCGAGAGAATCCGCATGCGCCATGTGCGTGCGCCAGCCCGGCAGGTCGTCGCACGTGGCTGAGTGGAGGGGGATGCCAGTCGCCTCATTCGTTCAACTCCCTGAGGGGAAGACGGCTCCGTGTCGCCGTGCTTGCGTGCGGGGGCGAGCAGGTCATCCCACTTGTGGCCGGTTGCTCACCCTCAGGACAACGAACTCTCAGCGCGAGCTATTTCGCATGCGCGCGGCGTTTTCTCCGGGAGGCCCCCCGAGGATGTCCGAGTGGCCGATGCCGCCGTGGAGGAGGCCGATGGCGACGTCATGCGGTCCGGGGTCACGCCGCTCGAGGGTGAACGGGGCTGGCAGACTGACGGCGGCGGCGAAGGCCGCGGTCTTCATGTGCGGGCTCCTGGTGCATTCGAAGCGCCTCTCCCTGCACGATGCGCCGTAGCTCCAGAAGCTCTTCGAAGGTCAAGTCCCGAGTCGTGTGTAGGCGGGGGCCGGGCGGAATTTCAGTCCGCCGCCACGTACAGCTCGCCGTCCTGACCGATGGCGCCCGGGGCAAGTGACCAGCCCTGGCCCTCCCGCATGAGGTAGAGCGTGCGCTTTCCCTCTGGCGAGCGCGCGGCTCCGATGAGCAGGTACCGGCGTGTCCGGTTCGCGCCAGTGAGCGTCAGCACGTCGTGTTTCACGCTCCAGGTACCCTGGTCGTCTTCGGAGCCGAACTTCATCGCCCCCACCTGTCCGGACGCGCCCGCGTACTTGTATTGGAACGCGTGATTGGCGCCGAAGGTGTACTCGATGCTGTAGGAGACCGCCGTCATGGTGGTGGCGCCGGTATAGGTGTTGACCCACTGGGCTCCGGTGCTGGTGCCGTAGACGAAGTGGCCCGCCACCTCCGCGTCGTCCACCAGCGGCAGTCCCACGGGGCTCCCGCGCACACCTTTCAGCGCCTCCTCCACCCGGGCGTAGGACCTGTTCCAGGAGAACGAGGCCGACAGGGCTTCACCCAGGCCCCCGGGCGTCATGAAGCTCTGGATGAACACCAGCGGCTCCAGGCGGTCGCCCGCCTCCACCAGGTAGAGGCTCACGCGGAAGCTCCGGTCGTTGTTCTTCGCGCGCACCACCGCGGCGGTGAAGAAGGCGCGGGCCCCGTTGGACATGAAGCGCCGCATCACCAGCGGGTTCGGCTGCACGCCGTTCCAATCCGCGCCAATGCGCTCCTGCCACAGCCGCGCGAGCCGGCCCTCGGCGTCGTCGAGCCCGGGCAGGGCCGGCAGCCGGAGTGCTTCCACCCCCAGGGTGTCACCCTGTTCGGTCCACTCGAGGATGAACCGCCCGTCCTCCTGGGCCTTCCATCCCTGGGGCGCGTCGAACGCGAAGCCGCCGGGCTCGCCCGGGCTGCCGCCACGCGCCCGGTTCACCGCGCCTGGAGTCCCGGGAGTGTCGCTGTCTCCGGCGAAGAAGCCCAGGGCCATGAGCCCCAGGGTGCCGGTGCAGCAGAACGCGCAGGCGCCTCCGACCGCGAGGAGTATCCAGACGAGGGGATTCTTGGGACGGGCCATGGTGAGGTGCCTGGGATGGGTGTTGGGGCACGAGGGATTTTCCGGTGGATGCGCCGGTCCCCTGCTTCAACGCGCTTCGGGCCCAATCTTCACACACCCCAGTCCCTCGCGCCTCAGGGCGGCGGGCATGAGCCCCGTCACCCG contains these protein-coding regions:
- a CDS encoding protein-arginine deiminase family protein, whose amino-acid sequence is MFDWLRKLLGMGASAPDKAAERLPDEPITVVVPCPYAQHAPKKKDPEPEWRVHLELDLNRDGKYVEVMHPEAAPWAYGEGGKSLGAVLPFNNDGDNDAAPAGDHEDNRAVTELDLADLTELRIRLEPADRPFPVGWTCLVGVDRVDRIRIFDSYQPGARELIGPTSGRDHVYLALHPPNGSHAPLVSRLGMEAVCLPSADFDGQVQLGIALFDDTGNMVGEERTAALRVTPWLMSHHLQPVEVAYMVDRYVTHSMPPGPHSPPPVRVREEANGAYVDRLCRAAGGTLIPLELELQDNWLRDMFYGGCSRGPTMDEPILQIVRCPSTRGRKGEAAAYELMRRLHVNLDHGWAEPIAPRDLQSDLDSGGNLLCSPPVDGHPFGRIVYGHDDNRPMSADIVRFLCAQDAQAPFRLDTSWLQVGHIDEVLTFIPWPQGKDPVKTSSHGFRVLVASPATALTLLQRSAGENLLFHGFHQQQEAALVIPDALREQKMLDMKDFSAAQVLQSKVLTAAAEEIEPILEGIVATLIEQLGIRPEDVMRMPVLFHRYGAVPREAAAIKKLAAEHPMFGGVPEKQQRKAHVAFTPNVVNMLVMTGDDGRAQLLIPKPFGPSSGKHDMYGCSFEAYIAYLLAPSGNTLAFVDDFAACHLHTGEIHCTTFEVRKAPENPAFWARKQGSGTVSPASDSGGKPAPKRAPPPASSSGSTWRATLNDGEYLDDEVMRRFYADIRRRVPAGVQLIDPANSYMILNNVNEVEAAAELAALTQNDAALVFFPVNNNRNSARQGGTHWTLIVYTRAQNQFDYYDSLNRAPDAAANAAHARLQELYQSQAVLTRRLAPQQQESECGVYVLLITEHLAVSHANAAAPNVPGLANIQNPRQRIRDALP
- a CDS encoding SRPBCC family protein, whose translation is MKNRTTVERKSERETVVTRTFNGPARIVFEAWTKPELFKKWWVPKSMGMTLVSCEMDVRTGGKYRLVFGQGMAFFGTYKEVTPHSRLVWTNEEGGDNESVTTVTFEEKGGKTLLVVSELYPSKEALDAAGTGAAEALVETFQQLDELLVTLGASVGRA
- a CDS encoding ArsR/SmtB family transcription factor yields the protein MVQYANAGLDASFAALSDATRRGVLEQLGRAEASITDLAEKFNMTLTGMKKHVGVLERAGLVITEKVGRVRTCKIGPRRLEEEMAWLERYRQLWDARFDELDRVVEELKRKEQVDGRKKRE
- a CDS encoding SH3 domain-containing protein; this encodes MRILSLAVMGTTASLAACAAPSALAVSPAGVPAFSEDMLSPEFWIRRAPSPDEVLLDADQVAAKRMRAFGPDGGLVDLKRIPATLTRARVAGWVKDAQQTPIQASIDEQGRPVTEAMLEELRQNAATEHIPEVSTARYGLSVRRTPLRSLPSDRRFFAEENLRDYESLQAGILFPGEPVVIAHHSADQQWLFVLTTQGPAWVRRGDVAEGTADTVFSYVAKAPGRVVTGDQVRTVFTPEAPGVSELELDMGAALPRADVAPGEPVNGASSYASWPVLLPVREQDGTLAFQSALLRRSADTAPGYLPLTRANILRQAFKFLGERYGWGHQFNARDCSGLTSEVYRSLGLFLPPNSGMQGKSVALNHRLFTAQDSHAERLRALAQAQVGDLIVVPGHVLMLIGHVDGEPYVIQDVPYAVFKDPATQQLRKTKLNQVSVTPLLPLYADDTTLYVDAMTSLVHVTRP
- a CDS encoding lipocalin family protein, producing the protein MARPKNPLVWILLAVGGACAFCCTGTLGLMALGFFAGDSDTPGTPGAVNRARGGSPGEPGGFAFDAPQGWKAQEDGRFILEWTEQGDTLGVEALRLPALPGLDDAEGRLARLWQERIGADWNGVQPNPLVMRRFMSNGARAFFTAAVVRAKNNDRSFRVSLYLVEAGDRLEPLVFIQSFMTPGGLGEALSASFSWNRSYARVEEALKGVRGSPVGLPLVDDAEVAGHFVYGTSTGAQWVNTYTGATTMTAVSYSIEYTFGANHAFQYKYAGASGQVGAMKFGSEDDQGTWSVKHDVLTLTGANRTRRYLLIGAARSPEGKRTLYLMREGQGWSLAPGAIGQDGELYVAAD